The Mastomys coucha isolate ucsf_1 unplaced genomic scaffold, UCSF_Mcou_1 pScaffold4, whole genome shotgun sequence genome has a segment encoding these proteins:
- the Marchf9 gene encoding E3 ubiquitin-protein ligase MARCH9: MLKSRLRMFLNELKLLVLTGGGRPRAEPQPRGGGGGGCGWAPFAGCSARDGDGDEEEYYGSEPRARGLAGDKEPRAGPPPPPAPPPPPPGALDALSLSSSLDSGLRTPQCRICFQGPEQGELLSPCRCDGSVRCTHQPCLIRWISERGSWSCELCYFKYQVLAISTKNPLQWQAISLTVIEKVQIAAIVLGSLFLVASISWLIWSSLSPSAKWQRQDLLFQICYGMYGFMDVVCIGLIVHEGSSVYRIFKRWQAVNQQWKVLNYDKTKDVGGDAGGGAAGKPGPRTSRTSPPAGAPSRPPAAQRMRTLLPQRCGYTILHLLGQLRPPDARSSSHSGREVVMRVTTV, from the exons ATGCTCAAGTCTCGGCTCCGCATGTTCCTGAACGAGCTGAAGCTGCTGGTGCTGACGGGCGGGGGGCGGCCCCGGGCCGAGCCGCAGCCCCGGGGGGGCGGGGGAGGCGGCTGCGGCTGGGCGCCCTTCGCTGGCTGCTCCGCCCGGGACGGTGACGGCGACGAGGAGGAGTACTACGGGTCGGAGCCGCGGGCCCGGGGCCTGGCCGGCGACAAGGAACCGCGGGCCGGACCCCCGCCGCcgcccgcgccgccgccgccgcccccagGCGCGCTGGACGCCCTGTCGCTCAGCAGCAGCCTGGACAGTGGGCTCCGAACCCCCCAGTGCAGGATCTGCTTCCAAGGCCCCGAGCAG ggGGAGCTCCTGAGCCCTTGCCGCTGTGACGGCTCAGTGCGATGCACACACCAACCCTGCCTAATCCGCTGGATCAGTGAGAGGGGCTCCTGGAGCTGTGAGCTTTGCTACTTCAAGTACCAGGTCCTGGCGATCAGCACCAAGAATCCACTGCAG TGGCAGGCCATCTCCCTGACAGTCATCGAGAAGGTCCAGATTGCTGCTATTGTCCTGGGCTCACTGTTCCTCGTTGCCAGCATCTCCTGGCTCATCTGGTCCTCACTCAGCCCTTCAGCCAAGTGGCAACGCCAGGATCTGCTCTTCCAGATCTGCTATGGCATGTACGGCTTCATGGATGTTGTCTGCATAG GCCTCATCGTCCATGAAGGGTCTTCTGTTTACCGCATCTTCAAGCGCTGGCAGGCCGTGAACCAGCAGTGGAAGGTCCTGAACTATGACAAGACCAAGGACGTGGGAGGAGAcgcagggggaggggcagcagggAAGCCAGGCCCCAGGACCTCACGGACCAGCCCCCCAGCTGGGGCCCCCAGCCGGCCCCCAGCTGCCCAGCGCATGCGGACGCTCTTGCCTCAGCGCTGTGGTTATACAATCCTGCATCTTCTTGGACAGCTACGGCCACCAGATGCCCGTTCCAGCTCTCATTCTGGTCGAGAGGTTGTCATGAGGGTCACCACAGTCTGA